One part of the Acidobacteriota bacterium genome encodes these proteins:
- a CDS encoding cation transporter, protein MATDSLTRLQDVRRGIALEYLTIGWNLLECLVALIAGFTAGSVALVGFGVDSAIESASGSVLLWRLHAERRGSHVETIERKALKLVGLSFFLLAAYVAYDSVVTLFERKEPERSFVGIVLAIVSLIVMPRLARAKRRAAANLNSAALLADSRQTSLCAYLSAILVGGLVLNAALGWWWADPIAALVMVPIIANEGREAMKGEPCADCH, encoded by the coding sequence ATGGCAACGGACTCGCTTACTCGCCTCCAGGATGTCCGGCGCGGGATCGCGCTCGAATACCTCACCATCGGATGGAACCTGCTGGAGTGTTTGGTCGCTCTGATCGCTGGCTTCACCGCGGGAAGCGTTGCCCTGGTTGGCTTCGGCGTGGATTCAGCAATTGAAAGCGCCTCCGGTTCAGTGCTGCTCTGGCGGCTCCATGCCGAGCGGCGTGGGAGTCACGTTGAAACCATCGAACGCAAGGCTCTCAAGCTGGTAGGTCTGAGCTTCTTTTTGCTCGCCGCATACGTGGCCTACGATTCAGTTGTGACCCTATTCGAGCGAAAAGAACCCGAGCGGAGTTTTGTCGGAATCGTCCTGGCGATAGTTTCGCTGATCGTGATGCCGCGGCTAGCCCGCGCAAAGCGGAGAGCGGCCGCCAACCTGAATAGCGCAGCCCTGCTGGCCGACTCGCGGCAGACCTCGCTTTGCGCGTACCTCTCAGCCATTTTGGTAGGTGGACTGGTTTTGAACGCTGCACTCGGCTGGTGGTGGGCCGATCCGATTGCAGCCTTGGTGATGGTGCCCATCATCGCCAACGAAGGTAGGGAAGCCATGAAGGGCGAACCCTGTGCAGACTGCCACTAG
- a CDS encoding energy transducer TonB produces MASLGAHTLVVALLVTSGIWTAQTLHPRTQVDSVVVTDLRAYVFPAAPDHTGGGGSGGDQDQNPASKGNPPRFDRAQITPPAIIVRNEQPKLSAEPTVVGPPELSFSQTSQIGDPYSRISAASSNGPGANGGIGIGDSGGVGPGRGPGVGNGWGGGFGGGPYFVGRGVSAPRVLYDPEPEYSDEARQQKYQGVVVLSVVVGEDGRARDVRVVRSLGLGLDEKAWDAVRQWRFEPGRMNGQAVSVLVNIEVNFRLY; encoded by the coding sequence ATGGCATCGCTGGGAGCGCACACTCTTGTGGTTGCTCTCCTGGTCACGTCGGGTATCTGGACAGCGCAAACGCTCCACCCGAGAACCCAGGTAGATTCCGTCGTCGTTACCGACCTGCGCGCATATGTTTTTCCGGCCGCCCCTGATCATACTGGTGGCGGTGGTAGTGGCGGGGACCAGGATCAGAATCCAGCGTCGAAGGGCAATCCCCCGCGCTTTGACCGGGCGCAAATCACTCCGCCCGCAATCATCGTGCGCAATGAGCAGCCCAAGCTTTCTGCTGAGCCCACCGTGGTTGGACCACCCGAATTGTCATTCTCGCAGACGAGCCAGATCGGCGATCCTTACTCACGCATTTCAGCCGCATCTTCCAATGGCCCCGGAGCCAACGGCGGAATCGGGATCGGCGATAGCGGAGGAGTCGGACCGGGCCGAGGGCCGGGAGTGGGCAATGGCTGGGGAGGCGGATTCGGCGGCGGTCCCTACTTCGTGGGTCGCGGAGTCAGCGCGCCGCGTGTGCTCTACGATCCCGAACCCGAATACTCCGATGAGGCTCGCCAGCAGAAGTATCAGGGAGTCGTGGTCCTGAGCGTTGTCGTTGGCGAAGACGGGAGGGCTCGCGACGTTCGCGTCGTTCGCTCCCTCGGGTTGGGCCTCGATGAAAAGGCCTGGGATGCCGTCCGCCAATGGCGTTTCGAGCCAGGCAGGATGAATGGCCAAGCCGTCTCTGTCCTGGTCAACATCGAAGTCAACTTCCGGCTCTATTAG
- a CDS encoding sigma-70 family RNA polymerase sigma factor yields MPASDAPGARSVTDSLEGTSTPRQSPGQAQLSPPPGVPIPVSSMAIDRALLTTGGSLPTVIAGASELTTDAEIMLRVKTGDESAFTFLVQKYRRQMVGFMYRMCHNPAAAEELAQEVFLRVYRSREKYEASAKFNTWLYRIATNLAVNHARDTRHERAENTVRLDEPDQETGTTPDLADDSLTVEEQMLRRERMAAIRRRVQALPERQRMAVIMHKYQQMDYREIADVLKLSESATKSLLYRAYETLREQLRELVLAK; encoded by the coding sequence ATGCCAGCCTCCGACGCCCCGGGCGCTCGCAGTGTAACTGATTCATTAGAAGGCACTTCTACGCCTCGACAGTCTCCGGGCCAGGCGCAACTTTCTCCTCCGCCTGGGGTTCCAATTCCTGTGAGCAGCATGGCCATCGATCGAGCACTGCTGACCACGGGAGGATCCCTGCCGACCGTGATTGCTGGAGCTTCGGAACTGACGACCGATGCCGAGATCATGCTTCGCGTCAAGACGGGTGATGAGTCCGCCTTCACGTTTCTGGTTCAGAAATACCGGCGGCAGATGGTCGGCTTCATGTACCGCATGTGCCACAATCCCGCCGCCGCGGAAGAATTAGCGCAGGAAGTTTTTCTGCGCGTCTATCGCTCGCGCGAAAAGTATGAGGCCAGTGCGAAGTTCAACACCTGGCTCTACCGGATTGCGACCAACCTGGCCGTGAACCACGCGCGCGATACGCGCCACGAGCGTGCAGAAAACACGGTGCGGCTCGACGAGCCCGATCAGGAAACTGGAACGACTCCTGACCTGGCAGATGACTCTTTAACCGTTGAAGAACAGATGCTGCGGCGGGAACGTATGGCCGCGATCCGGCGAAGAGTGCAGGCGCTCCCGGAACGCCAGCGCATGGCCGTGATCATGCATAAGTATCAGCAAATGGATTATCGTGAAATCGCCGACGTATTGAAGTTGAGCGAGTCCGCGACGAAGTCGCTGTTGTATCGCGCTTACGAAACGCTGCGCGAACAGTTAAGAGAATTGGTTTTGGCGAAATAG
- a CDS encoding sigma-70 family RNA polymerase sigma factor, with protein sequence MKLLETVTDEERQIAAAQRDPADFGELYENNFDRIYAFIARRVPSRQDAEDLTAEVFHEALRTLARFEWKGVPFAAWLLGIAGNRLAERWRRFGKQSEVPQNDWDETGVDARTEENLMLFQLVDELPSDQRLVICRRFVEQKSLREIAHELGRSEGAIKQLQFRALQNLRTQMRSRYV encoded by the coding sequence TTGAAACTTCTTGAAACTGTAACGGATGAAGAGCGTCAAATCGCGGCAGCGCAGCGCGACCCAGCCGACTTTGGCGAACTTTATGAGAATAATTTCGACCGCATCTACGCCTTCATCGCGCGCCGCGTTCCGAGCCGCCAGGACGCCGAAGATCTGACCGCAGAAGTCTTCCACGAAGCTCTCCGCACTCTCGCGCGTTTTGAGTGGAAGGGCGTTCCGTTCGCGGCCTGGCTTCTGGGAATCGCCGGCAACCGCCTCGCCGAGCGCTGGCGACGATTTGGAAAGCAATCCGAGGTTCCGCAGAACGATTGGGACGAAACGGGAGTCGATGCCCGGACCGAAGAGAACCTGATGCTGTTTCAGTTGGTGGACGAACTGCCGTCCGACCAGCGACTTGTGATCTGCCGGCGCTTTGTCGAACAGAAAAGCCTGCGGGAAATTGCGCACGAGTTAGGCCGCAGCGAGGGCGCCATCAAGCAGTTACAGTTTCGCGCTTTGCAGAATCTTCGGACCCAAATGAGGAGTCGCTATGTCTGA
- the rapZ gene encoding RNase adapter RapZ, with translation MAIRRKAKKLVGTAVKAVRARKVDHRDGTELVIITGMSGSGKASALKAFEDLGYYCVDNLPVDLIPRFAELALQSGEIPRTALVVDVREGTQLERLPAIVKSIKRMIPTRVIFLEASDASLLRRFSETRRPHPLGTDTTVKASLTAERRHLRSLRAIADLVIDTSKFNVHELRSHLTDRFKQHSGSNQTILVSCVSFGFRHGVPDDADLVFDVRFLPNPHFVPEFRPLTGRHPRVAKYIRSFPQTQEFINRISDLLVYLLPHYIREGKSYLTISFGCTGGQHRSVMIAEEVGKRLRKAAYKVKVTHRDMPK, from the coding sequence ATGGCCATTCGCCGCAAAGCCAAAAAGTTAGTGGGCACGGCCGTCAAAGCTGTGCGCGCGCGCAAGGTTGACCATCGTGATGGGACGGAGCTGGTCATCATCACGGGCATGAGTGGTTCAGGGAAGGCTTCGGCGCTGAAGGCGTTCGAAGATCTGGGCTACTACTGCGTCGATAACCTTCCTGTCGATCTGATTCCCCGTTTTGCGGAACTGGCGTTGCAGTCGGGCGAAATTCCGCGTACTGCGCTGGTGGTGGACGTGCGGGAGGGGACGCAGTTGGAGCGCTTGCCCGCGATTGTGAAGTCCATCAAGCGGATGATTCCAACGCGGGTGATTTTCCTCGAAGCGAGCGACGCGTCTCTGCTGCGGCGATTCTCCGAGACTCGCCGGCCGCATCCGCTGGGCACCGATACTACCGTCAAGGCTTCGCTGACTGCTGAGCGGCGGCACTTGCGATCCTTACGCGCGATTGCCGACCTGGTGATCGATACTTCGAAGTTCAATGTGCACGAACTGCGTTCGCATTTGACTGATCGTTTCAAACAGCATTCGGGAAGCAACCAGACCATTCTTGTGTCGTGCGTGAGTTTTGGATTCCGCCATGGTGTGCCGGACGATGCCGATCTGGTGTTCGATGTGCGCTTTCTTCCCAATCCACATTTTGTGCCCGAGTTCCGGCCGCTGACCGGACGGCATCCGCGGGTTGCGAAGTACATACGATCGTTTCCGCAGACGCAGGAATTCATCAACCGTATTTCGGATCTGCTGGTGTATTTGTTGCCGCACTATATCCGCGAAGGCAAAAGTTATCTTACGATCAGCTTCGGCTGCACCGGCGGACAGCACCGCTCGGTGATGATCGCGGAGGAAGTCGGCAAGCGGCTGCGCAAGGCCGCTTACAAAGTAAAAGTCACGCACCGGGACATGCCGAAGTAG
- a CDS encoding DUF3106 domain-containing protein has protein sequence MIAALAGLCLAAAPAFAQSPGLHARRQQKIQQRQQQRAERQSERAAQNHSGDWLRRYKDLPPEKQREALQNDPEFQKLPPARQAQLLQRLQRFSSLPPQQQERMLSRMETWEHLTHEQKQQAKGLFKQIQQLPPPRRRLLTSAVREMRDLTPEQREDRINSERYKSSFSDHERELLSGAARLPLAPLDNSPSGPPEP, from the coding sequence GTGATCGCGGCACTGGCTGGCCTGTGTCTAGCCGCGGCTCCGGCGTTTGCCCAGAGTCCCGGCCTGCATGCTCGGCGGCAACAGAAGATACAACAGCGGCAGCAGCAGCGAGCCGAGAGGCAGAGCGAACGTGCCGCGCAGAATCACTCCGGAGACTGGCTGCGCCGCTACAAGGACCTGCCTCCCGAGAAGCAGCGCGAGGCACTGCAGAACGATCCCGAATTCCAGAAACTGCCCCCCGCGCGCCAGGCACAGCTCCTGCAACGCTTGCAACGGTTTTCCAGCCTGCCTCCGCAGCAACAGGAACGCATGTTGAGCCGGATGGAGACCTGGGAGCACCTCACGCACGAACAGAAACAACAGGCCAAAGGGCTCTTCAAGCAGATCCAGCAGCTACCGCCTCCGCGCCGGCGCCTGCTCACGTCCGCCGTCCGCGAGATGCGCGACCTGACTCCGGAACAGCGCGAGGATCGAATCAACTCCGAGCGCTACAAGAGTAGCTTCTCCGACCACGAACGCGAACTACTCAGCGGAGCAGCTCGCCTGCCCCTCGCCCCCCTCGACAACAGTCCGTCCGGCCCTCCCGAGCCATAG